CTTTCGACCGTTCGTCGAGCTATGCACGAGGCCCGTCAAATGTGGGCGCATAGGTTCATCTACTCCCGCGGCGTACTAGCGACCGGATCACCGTCGGGTAGCGATGCGACGGTTCGATCGCCGAGCGGCGGGAGATCCAGGGGAGAGACCGATGGTAACAACCGAGACACGCGCGGAGATAGAGGAGTACCTCGGGCGAGTGCCGAGCTGGATTACGGCGCTCCCGGAGCCGGCCGCGGAGCACGGCTGGGAGATGGTACGGGACCTGCAGTTAGCGGAGACCGAGTTGACGACGCGGGAGAAGTCCCTCGTCGGCCTCGGAGCGGCGGCGGCCATGCAGTGTCCGTACTGCATCCGCTTTCACAAGGCGGAAGCGGAACTCGAGGAAGTCACGGACGACGAAATGGCCGAAGCGGTCGCCGTCGCGGGCGACGTTCGGTACTTTTCGACGATCCTCCACGGGGCGGAAGTGGAGTTCGAGGAGTTCGCGGACGAAACGGCGGACATCGTCGACCACGTCGAGCGACAGCGGGCGGCCGTCTCGGGCGACGACTGAGCGGTCGGCTTCGGTCGATTTATTTTCGGATCAGACGATC
This window of the Natrinema salifodinae genome carries:
- a CDS encoding carboxymuconolactone decarboxylase family protein, giving the protein MVTTETRAEIEEYLGRVPSWITALPEPAAEHGWEMVRDLQLAETELTTREKSLVGLGAAAAMQCPYCIRFHKAEAELEEVTDDEMAEAVAVAGDVRYFSTILHGAEVEFEEFADETADIVDHVERQRAAVSGDD